In the genome of Rhizobium rhizogenes, one region contains:
- a CDS encoding ABC-F family ATP-binding cassette domain-containing protein produces MAPPILKLDDIKLTFGVTPLLDGANLQVEPGDRICLVGRNGSGKSTLMKIAAGLVEAQSGEVFRHPAATIRYLEQAPDFVGYDTVQAYAEAGLGPGDDAYRVTYLLEHLGLTGQENPASLSGGEARRAALARVMAPEPDILMLDEPTNHLDLPTIEWLESELQQSRSALVLISHDRRFLEKVSISTVWLDRGQSRRLNRGFAHFEEWRDKVLEEEELEQHKLGKAIEREEHWMRYGVTARRKRNMRRVGELQAMRAEYRGHKGPQGTVQATVTEGRESGKLVIEAEAITKAYGERVIVSPFSLRVHRGDCIGLVGPNGAGKTTLLKMLTGQLEPDSGVVKLGTNLEIATLDQKREELNPNDTLAHYLTDGRGDNLLVNGEVKHVTGYMKDFLFQPEQARTPIRNLSGGERARLILARILARPTNLLILDEPTNDLDIETLDLLQEIVAGFSGTVILVSHDRDFLDRTVTSTIAPANPDQPDGRWIEYAGGYSDMMAQRKGAAEEKRKAEKQEKTKTASSAAPSQEPAKAKGKLSFKQKFALENLPKEMEKAQGEIAKREQRMADPALFTKDPATFNMLAQEMSKLREKLEAMEEEWLELEMLREELEG; encoded by the coding sequence TTGGCACCCCCTATTTTGAAACTCGATGATATCAAGCTGACCTTCGGCGTGACCCCGCTTCTGGATGGCGCCAATCTTCAGGTGGAGCCGGGTGACCGCATCTGTCTCGTCGGGCGCAACGGTTCGGGCAAGTCCACGCTGATGAAGATCGCCGCCGGGCTGGTCGAGGCGCAGTCGGGCGAGGTTTTCCGGCATCCGGCCGCCACCATCCGCTATCTGGAACAGGCACCGGATTTTGTCGGCTACGACACCGTTCAGGCCTATGCCGAGGCGGGCCTCGGGCCCGGTGACGATGCCTACCGCGTGACTTATCTTCTCGAGCATCTCGGGCTGACGGGGCAGGAAAACCCCGCGAGCCTTTCCGGCGGTGAGGCGCGGCGTGCGGCGCTTGCCCGCGTCATGGCGCCGGAACCCGATATCCTGATGCTGGACGAGCCGACCAACCATCTGGACCTGCCCACCATCGAATGGCTGGAAAGCGAATTGCAGCAGTCGCGCAGTGCGTTGGTGCTGATTTCGCACGACCGGCGTTTTCTCGAAAAAGTCTCGATCTCGACCGTATGGCTCGATCGCGGCCAGTCCCGCCGTCTCAATCGTGGCTTTGCCCATTTTGAGGAATGGCGCGACAAGGTGCTGGAAGAGGAAGAACTGGAGCAGCACAAGCTCGGCAAGGCCATCGAACGCGAAGAACACTGGATGCGGTACGGCGTGACCGCGCGGCGCAAGCGCAACATGCGCCGTGTCGGCGAGCTTCAGGCCATGCGCGCCGAATATCGCGGCCACAAGGGGCCGCAGGGTACGGTGCAGGCGACCGTCACCGAAGGCCGCGAGTCCGGTAAGCTGGTCATCGAGGCAGAGGCCATCACCAAGGCTTATGGCGAGCGCGTGATCGTCTCGCCGTTTTCGCTGAGGGTGCATCGCGGCGATTGCATCGGTCTCGTCGGGCCGAATGGCGCGGGCAAAACCACGCTTTTGAAGATGCTTACCGGCCAGCTTGAGCCTGATAGCGGTGTGGTGAAGCTTGGCACCAACCTGGAGATCGCGACGCTCGACCAGAAGCGCGAGGAGCTCAATCCCAACGATACGCTCGCGCATTACCTGACGGATGGCCGGGGTGACAATCTGCTGGTGAATGGGGAAGTGAAGCACGTAACGGGCTACATGAAGGACTTTCTGTTCCAGCCGGAACAGGCCCGCACGCCGATCCGTAATCTTTCGGGTGGCGAACGCGCCCGGCTTATTCTGGCGCGCATCCTGGCGCGGCCGACCAATCTTCTGATCCTCGACGAGCCGACCAACGATCTCGATATTGAAACGCTCGATCTGCTTCAGGAGATCGTTGCGGGTTTTTCCGGCACGGTCATTCTGGTCAGCCACGACCGTGATTTTCTCGACCGCACCGTCACCTCCACCATTGCGCCGGCCAATCCCGACCAGCCGGATGGGCGCTGGATCGAATATGCCGGCGGCTATTCGGACATGATGGCGCAGCGCAAGGGTGCTGCGGAAGAAAAACGCAAGGCGGAAAAGCAGGAGAAGACAAAGACGGCGTCTTCAGCCGCGCCGTCGCAGGAGCCGGCAAAGGCGAAGGGCAAGCTTTCCTTCAAGCAGAAATTCGCGCTCGAAAATCTGCCGAAGGAGATGGAAAAGGCTCAGGGCGAAATCGCAAAACGCGAACAGCGCATGGCCGATCCGGCGCTTTTCACCAAGGACCCCGCCACCTTCAACATGCTGGCGCAGGAGATGTCGAAACTGCGCGAAAAGCTGGAGGCCATGGAAGAGGAATGGCTGGAACTGGAGATGCTGCGCGAGGAACTGGAAGGCTGA
- a CDS encoding thiamine diphosphokinase — protein sequence MDKERFTILLGGDVTVTDRLEEAVAESRVIAADGGMRHAGPLGLKPELWVGDFDSASKELLDAWPDVERQPYPAAKAVTDGEIAVSEALSRGAHSLLLVGALGGARSDHALQHLLYAVALAERGLDVTLTSGEEEARPLLPGSLDVDLPAGSLFSVAGFTALGGVDIGNVRYPLDDFALAFGSSRTISNVANGGPVHFSLKSGKAIVLARPYDLTGA from the coding sequence ATGGATAAAGAGCGCTTCACCATTCTGCTTGGCGGCGATGTCACGGTTACGGATCGTCTTGAGGAGGCGGTCGCGGAAAGCCGCGTGATTGCGGCCGATGGCGGCATGCGCCATGCCGGCCCACTCGGGCTTAAGCCGGAGCTGTGGGTTGGGGATTTCGATTCCGCCAGCAAAGAGCTGCTCGATGCCTGGCCTGATGTGGAACGCCAGCCTTACCCCGCCGCAAAGGCGGTGACGGATGGTGAGATTGCTGTCTCGGAGGCTCTTTCCCGCGGCGCGCATTCGCTGCTGCTGGTGGGCGCGCTCGGGGGCGCGAGAAGCGACCACGCGCTGCAGCATCTGCTTTACGCGGTGGCGCTTGCCGAACGGGGGCTTGACGTTACGCTGACCTCCGGTGAGGAGGAGGCCCGGCCGCTGCTTCCCGGCTCGCTTGATGTCGATCTGCCGGCCGGCTCGTTGTTCTCGGTGGCCGGATTTACCGCCCTGGGGGGGGTGGATATCGGCAATGTGCGTTATCCGCTTGACGATTTCGCGCTTGCTTTCGGTTCCTCCCGCACTATTTCCAATGTCGCGAATGGCGGCCCTGTGCATTTCTCGCTGAAAAGCGGAAAAGCCATCGTGCTCGCCCGCCCTTATGATCTGACCGGAGCCTGA
- a CDS encoding OmpA family protein encodes MIKKIAIVALCGTYLSACTTTDPYTGEQKMSNTAGGAGIGAVVGALGGLAVGGSPTGRRNAALIGAGIGALAGGAIGNYMDGQEAELRAQLQGTGVSVSRRGDSIVLNMPSNITFATDQDQVIPPFYQTLDSVGIVLNKFNRTLIDINGHTDSTGSPGYNQGLSERRAASVANYLGARGVDQRRISTLGFGASQPIASNATPDGRAQNRRVEVLISPLKG; translated from the coding sequence ATGATCAAAAAAATCGCGATCGTCGCCCTTTGCGGGACCTATCTTTCCGCCTGCACCACCACCGATCCCTATACGGGTGAGCAGAAGATGTCGAATACGGCGGGCGGTGCCGGTATCGGCGCCGTGGTTGGCGCGCTCGGCGGCCTGGCTGTCGGCGGTTCGCCGACCGGTCGCCGCAATGCTGCGCTTATCGGCGCGGGCATCGGTGCGCTCGCCGGTGGCGCCATTGGCAATTACATGGATGGTCAGGAAGCCGAGCTTCGCGCCCAGCTTCAGGGTACGGGCGTTTCGGTTTCCCGCCGCGGCGACAGCATCGTTCTCAACATGCCGTCGAACATTACCTTCGCGACGGATCAGGATCAGGTCATTCCGCCGTTCTATCAGACGCTGGATTCCGTCGGCATCGTGCTGAACAAGTTCAACCGCACGCTGATCGATATCAACGGTCACACCGATTCCACCGGTAGCCCCGGTTACAATCAGGGCCTTTCGGAACGTCGCGCCGCTTCGGTCGCCAATTATCTCGGTGCGCGCGGTGTCGACCAGCGCCGTATTTCGACACTCGGCTTCGGTGCCTCGCAGCCGATCGCATCGAATGCAACGCCTGACGGTCGCGCCCAGAACCGCCGCGTCGAAGTGCTGATTTCGCCCCTCAAGGGCTGA
- the ispG gene encoding flavodoxin-dependent (E)-4-hydroxy-3-methylbut-2-enyl-diphosphate synthase yields MTSHADYDPKPRRASVAVDVGGVIVGGGAPVVVQSMTNTDTADIDATVSQVAALFRAGSEIVRITVDRDESAAAVPKIRERLLRLGLDVPLVGDFHYIGHKLLADHPACAEALAKYRINPGNVGFKDKKDKQFGEIVEMAIRYDKPVRIGVNWGSLDQELLTTLMDRNKEEGFPLSARQVTREAIVQSALISAELAEEIGLPRNRIILSAKVSQVQDLIAVYSMLSERSDHALHLGLTEAGMGSKGIVASSAAMGYVLQHGIGDTIRVSLTPEPNGDRTREVQVAQELLQVMGFRQFIPVVAACPGCGRTTSTVFQELAQNIQNDIRKNMPVWREKYPGVEALNVAVMGCIVNGPGESKHADIGISLPGTGESPAAPVFIDGEKALTLRGPNIAGDFEALVADYIEKRFGRKDAAE; encoded by the coding sequence ATGACGTCACATGCCGATTACGATCCCAAGCCCCGCCGCGCATCCGTCGCCGTAGACGTGGGCGGTGTCATCGTCGGTGGCGGTGCGCCTGTCGTCGTGCAGTCGATGACCAATACCGACACGGCTGACATCGATGCCACCGTCAGCCAAGTGGCGGCGCTGTTCCGGGCCGGTTCGGAAATCGTTCGCATCACCGTCGACCGTGACGAGAGTGCGGCTGCCGTTCCGAAAATCCGCGAGCGGTTGCTGCGTCTTGGGCTTGATGTGCCGCTTGTCGGCGATTTCCATTATATCGGCCACAAGCTTCTGGCCGACCATCCGGCCTGCGCCGAAGCACTGGCGAAATACCGCATCAATCCCGGCAACGTTGGCTTCAAGGATAAAAAGGACAAGCAGTTTGGCGAGATCGTCGAAATGGCGATCCGCTACGACAAGCCGGTCCGAATCGGCGTGAACTGGGGGTCGCTGGATCAGGAATTGCTGACCACGCTGATGGACAGGAACAAGGAAGAGGGTTTTCCGCTCTCCGCTCGCCAGGTCACGCGCGAGGCCATCGTGCAGTCGGCACTGATTTCCGCCGAGCTTGCCGAAGAGATCGGCCTGCCGCGCAATCGTATCATCCTGTCCGCCAAGGTCAGTCAGGTGCAGGATCTGATCGCCGTTTATTCGATGTTGTCGGAGCGGTCCGATCACGCCCTGCATCTGGGTCTTACCGAAGCGGGCATGGGTTCCAAGGGCATCGTCGCCTCGTCTGCCGCCATGGGTTATGTGCTGCAGCACGGTATCGGCGATACGATCCGTGTTTCGCTGACGCCGGAGCCGAATGGCGACCGCACCCGCGAGGTGCAGGTGGCGCAGGAATTGCTGCAGGTCATGGGTTTCAGGCAATTCATTCCGGTTGTTGCGGCATGTCCCGGCTGCGGGCGCACCACGTCCACCGTCTTTCAGGAACTGGCGCAGAACATCCAGAACGATATTCGCAAGAACATGCCGGTCTGGCGCGAGAAATATCCCGGCGTCGAGGCGCTGAATGTTGCTGTCATGGGCTGCATCGTCAACGGTCCCGGCGAAAGCAAACATGCCGATATCGGTATTTCCTTGCCCGGAACCGGCGAAAGCCCCGCCGCTCCCGTCTTCATAGATGGGGAAAAGGCGCTCACCCTGCGTGGTCCCAACATTGCCGGTGATTTCGAAGCGCTTGTGGCCGATTACATCGAAAAGCGTTTTGGCCGGAAAGACGCGGCGGAGTAA
- a CDS encoding polyprenyl synthetase family protein: protein MDAQMTNFETRLRENAAKTEALLGRLLSGEARGDEITRPQNLLDAMRHGVLNGGKRLRPFLVIESAELAGGDTEAAYYVGAALECLHCYSLVHDDLPAMDDDDLRRGQPTVHRKFDEATAILAGDSLLTLAFDIIASDENPLAAERKAALVLSLARAAGIGGMAGGQALDLAAEKKAPDEAGVITLQAMKTGALLRFACEAGAIIAGSDSAERQRLRLFGEKIGLAFQLADDLLDLTADAATMGKATGKDAARGKGTLVALRGEEWARRKLQEQVAEAAELLAPYGEKAAILIAAARFIAERKS from the coding sequence ATGGACGCTCAGATGACGAATTTTGAAACGCGGCTGCGCGAGAACGCGGCAAAAACCGAGGCCCTGCTCGGCCGCCTGCTCTCGGGTGAAGCGCGCGGAGACGAGATCACGCGCCCGCAGAACCTGCTCGACGCCATGCGCCATGGGGTGCTGAACGGCGGCAAACGCCTGCGGCCCTTCCTCGTCATCGAAAGCGCCGAACTTGCGGGCGGAGACACCGAAGCCGCTTATTATGTCGGCGCAGCGCTGGAATGCCTCCATTGTTATTCGCTTGTTCATGACGATCTGCCGGCCATGGACGACGACGACCTGCGCCGTGGCCAGCCGACAGTGCATCGCAAATTCGATGAGGCGACCGCCATTCTCGCCGGCGACAGCCTGCTGACACTCGCTTTCGATATCATCGCCTCGGATGAAAATCCGCTCGCGGCCGAGCGCAAGGCCGCACTCGTGCTTTCGCTCGCCCGCGCAGCCGGCATTGGCGGCATGGCTGGCGGACAGGCGCTCGATCTTGCCGCTGAAAAGAAGGCGCCGGACGAAGCTGGCGTCATTACATTGCAGGCTATGAAAACCGGCGCATTGCTGCGTTTCGCCTGCGAGGCCGGCGCGATCATTGCCGGCAGCGACAGTGCCGAACGGCAGAGACTGCGCCTCTTCGGCGAAAAGATCGGCCTCGCCTTCCAGCTCGCCGATGATCTTCTGGATCTGACCGCCGATGCCGCCACCATGGGCAAGGCGACCGGCAAGGACGCCGCACGCGGCAAGGGAACGCTGGTGGCACTGCGCGGCGAGGAATGGGCGCGCCGCAAACTGCAGGAACAGGTCGCCGAGGCCGCGGAACTCCTGGCCCCTTATGGCGAAAAGGCCGCGATTCTCATCGCGGCCGCAAGATTTATCGCCGAACGCAAAAGCTGA
- a CDS encoding aldose epimerase family protein, with translation MSDGAARENFGFTATGEKVERVTISKGGLTAKVITWGAVIQDLRLDGHQPPLVLGFDKFEDYKYSSYFGATPGRNANRIGNGRFSIDGHEYQLELNEKGITHLHGGSDGMGKRNWMLMEHGESHAVLQIIDPDGRAGYPGNCTVTATYTIRDGGVLSVVYETVSDKPTIANVCQHSYFNLDGAETALGHEISIAADYYLPTNEQQIPSGEIRSVDGTVFDLRQPTPMRRKENGEQVLYDHNFCLSPERRAKRKIARAYSPASDIALEVHTTEPGVQFYSAFKLNVPVPGLDGRHYGPFAGFCLETQIWPDAVNHADFPHAILRPGETLRQETDYIFTKG, from the coding sequence ATGAGCGACGGTGCGGCACGGGAGAATTTCGGTTTCACGGCAACCGGCGAAAAAGTCGAACGCGTCACCATCTCGAAAGGCGGTTTGACGGCGAAAGTCATCACCTGGGGCGCCGTCATTCAGGACCTGCGCCTTGATGGCCATCAGCCGCCGCTGGTGCTCGGTTTCGATAAATTCGAGGACTACAAATATTCCTCCTATTTTGGTGCCACACCGGGCCGCAACGCCAACCGCATCGGCAATGGCAGGTTCTCCATCGACGGGCACGAATATCAGCTGGAGCTGAACGAAAAGGGCATAACCCATCTGCATGGCGGCAGCGACGGCATGGGCAAGCGCAACTGGATGCTGATGGAACATGGCGAAAGCCACGCGGTACTGCAGATCATCGATCCCGATGGCCGCGCCGGTTATCCCGGTAATTGCACGGTGACGGCCACCTACACGATCCGCGACGGTGGCGTGCTTTCAGTGGTTTATGAAACGGTGAGCGACAAACCGACCATCGCCAATGTCTGCCAGCACTCCTACTTCAATCTCGATGGCGCGGAGACGGCGCTTGGACACGAGATCAGCATTGCCGCCGATTATTATCTGCCGACCAACGAACAGCAGATACCGTCCGGCGAAATCCGCTCTGTCGACGGCACCGTCTTCGACCTGCGCCAGCCGACGCCGATGCGGCGCAAGGAGAATGGCGAACAGGTGCTTTACGATCACAATTTCTGCCTGTCGCCCGAGCGCCGTGCCAAGCGCAAGATCGCCCGCGCCTATTCGCCGGCCTCGGATATCGCCCTTGAGGTTCACACCACCGAACCCGGTGTACAGTTTTATTCGGCCTTCAAGCTGAATGTTCCCGTTCCCGGCCTCGACGGCCGCCACTATGGCCCCTTCGCCGGTTTCTGCCTGGAAACGCAGATATGGCCCGATGCCGTCAATCACGCGGATTTTCCGCACGCGATCCTGCGGCCGGGCGAAACCCTGCGGCAGGAAACCGATTATATCTTCACGAAAGGCTGA
- a CDS encoding MFS transporter, with product MNGPTSFSPTAARSSYLTRHRLGVSLLFLMNGFMMGSWAPKIPEFAARLSLSESALGLIILVFGIGSLVFMPIAGSQIARFGSRTVSLVTAAIFLPTLLFISWAGTIWAGVIAVFLFGGLTGAMDVAMNANAVAVERDMRRAIMSSCHAFWSLGGLIGAGLGGYLITAIGVQGHAVALTVIALVLLVIAWPRVLADRPHPEAERPKGGLPLTPLPWIIGLMALFSMIPEGAILDWGALYLRNELGASVSQSGFAFAAFSMTMAAMRFAGDLVRDRFGAVNTLRFCSVMSITGLLIAGLAGNSTFAIIGFAIAGIGISNMVPIAFSAAGNMPGLAPGIGLSVVTTMGYSGILVAPSAIGFIAEHTGLASVFIALPLLHVVVLLLSRLARHADGAGKE from the coding sequence ATGAATGGCCCCACGTCATTTTCGCCGACGGCTGCACGCTCGTCCTATCTGACCCGGCACAGGCTGGGCGTTTCCCTGCTGTTTTTGATGAACGGTTTCATGATGGGATCCTGGGCGCCCAAGATCCCGGAATTCGCGGCGCGCCTGTCCCTCAGTGAAAGCGCTCTCGGCCTTATCATTCTGGTTTTCGGCATCGGCTCACTGGTCTTCATGCCCATTGCCGGTTCCCAGATTGCCCGTTTCGGCTCGCGCACGGTCAGCCTCGTGACTGCGGCGATCTTTTTGCCGACGCTGCTCTTCATCTCCTGGGCAGGCACGATCTGGGCGGGGGTGATTGCGGTCTTCCTGTTTGGCGGTCTGACGGGGGCGATGGACGTCGCCATGAACGCCAATGCGGTGGCGGTGGAGCGCGACATGCGCCGGGCGATCATGTCGTCGTGCCATGCGTTCTGGAGCCTTGGTGGCCTGATCGGCGCCGGTCTCGGTGGTTACCTCATCACGGCCATTGGCGTGCAGGGCCATGCTGTTGCGCTGACGGTCATTGCGCTGGTGCTGCTGGTCATTGCCTGGCCGCGGGTTCTCGCGGATCGTCCGCATCCGGAAGCGGAGCGCCCGAAAGGCGGCCTGCCGCTGACGCCGCTGCCATGGATCATCGGCCTGATGGCGCTGTTCTCGATGATTCCGGAAGGCGCGATCCTCGATTGGGGCGCACTTTATCTGCGCAATGAGCTGGGAGCTTCGGTGTCCCAATCCGGTTTTGCCTTCGCGGCCTTCTCCATGACCATGGCGGCCATGCGTTTTGCCGGCGATCTGGTGCGTGACCGGTTCGGAGCGGTCAATACCCTGCGATTCTGCTCGGTCATGTCAATCACCGGTCTGTTGATCGCTGGTCTTGCGGGCAATTCCACCTTCGCCATCATCGGCTTCGCCATTGCGGGCATCGGTATTTCCAACATGGTGCCCATCGCCTTTTCGGCGGCCGGCAACATGCCGGGACTGGCGCCGGGAATCGGGCTCTCCGTCGTCACCACCATGGGTTATTCCGGTATTCTGGTGGCACCCTCCGCAATCGGCTTCATTGCAGAACATACGGGTCTTGCCAGTGTTTTCATCGCGCTGCCGTTGCTGCATGTGGTGGTTTTGCTGCTTTCGCGGCTCGCCCGCCACGCGGATGGCGCCGGCAAGGAATAG
- the mtgA gene encoding monofunctional biosynthetic peptidoglycan transglycosylase, whose protein sequence is MSSTPESDADYAVLAEDRSSPKVDFRTLAKRIIMTLLALLILPYLLIPVYALPFIRPVSTLMLADLVTLQGYDRRWVPLEDISPRLVQSVMMSEDGQFCFHGGVDWNQMQSVVSNALDGAATRGASTIPMQTAKNLFLWNGRSFLRKGLELPLAIAADFVWSKKRMMEIYLNVAEWGPGIYGIEAAAQHHFKIPAAKLSSRQAALLAVSLPNPIDRVASKPGRGLQRLAGLIERRARASGGYVGCVLD, encoded by the coding sequence TTGAGCAGTACGCCTGAAAGCGACGCAGATTACGCCGTGCTGGCGGAAGACCGGAGCAGTCCGAAGGTGGATTTTCGCACGTTGGCAAAGCGCATCATCATGACCTTGCTGGCATTGCTGATCCTGCCCTATCTGCTCATTCCCGTCTATGCGCTGCCGTTTATCCGCCCTGTTTCGACGCTGATGCTGGCGGATCTGGTAACCCTGCAGGGTTACGACCGACGCTGGGTGCCGCTTGAGGATATTTCCCCGCGTCTGGTCCAATCCGTGATGATGTCCGAGGATGGACAATTCTGTTTCCATGGCGGGGTGGACTGGAATCAGATGCAGTCGGTGGTCAGCAATGCACTCGACGGGGCCGCGACCCGTGGCGCCAGCACCATTCCGATGCAGACGGCAAAGAACCTGTTTTTATGGAACGGCCGCTCTTTCCTGCGCAAGGGGCTGGAACTGCCGTTGGCGATTGCCGCCGATTTCGTCTGGTCCAAAAAGCGGATGATGGAGATTTATCTCAATGTTGCCGAATGGGGCCCGGGTATTTACGGCATCGAGGCGGCCGCGCAGCACCATTTCAAGATTCCGGCGGCAAAGCTCAGTTCCCGCCAGGCGGCACTGCTGGCCGTCTCCCTGCCCAATCCCATCGACCGTGTCGCCAGCAAGCCGGGGCGCGGCCTGCAAAGGCTCGCGGGCCTCATCGAGCGGCGTGCCCGGGCATCGGGCGGCTATGTCGGCTGCGTGCTGGACTGA
- a CDS encoding DeoR/GlpR family DNA-binding transcription regulator, translated as MSDHFVSERQALILAQLRQSGRVLAQDLAQNFGVSEDTVRRDLREMAARGECLRVYGGALLSDSTTVPLKTRIAEDADRKAMLARAVVPLLEPGMVVFIDAGSTNLAVARAIPAGLNLTVVTNTPAIAAELTGRADIDLVLIGGKVDPAVGAAIDAMALRQLELMRPDLCILGVCGVATEMGLSADVFEDAVFKRLACSASQRIVAAITTEKLGHKAAFHVHDFSPPLSLVLEQNADRALVEALSVKGVDVYCGDEDAARFSHGQV; from the coding sequence ATGAGCGATCATTTTGTCAGTGAGCGGCAGGCGCTCATCCTCGCGCAGTTGCGGCAAAGCGGCCGGGTGCTTGCGCAGGATCTGGCCCAGAATTTCGGTGTTTCCGAAGACACCGTGCGCCGTGACCTGCGCGAGATGGCGGCGCGTGGGGAATGTCTGCGGGTTTATGGCGGAGCACTGCTCTCCGACAGCACGACGGTGCCGCTGAAGACGCGTATTGCCGAGGATGCCGACCGGAAGGCGATGCTGGCGCGTGCCGTCGTTCCGCTGCTTGAGCCGGGCATGGTCGTTTTTATCGATGCCGGCTCCACCAATCTCGCCGTTGCACGAGCGATCCCGGCCGGTCTCAACCTCACAGTCGTGACGAATACGCCCGCCATTGCCGCCGAACTGACAGGGCGAGCCGATATCGATCTGGTGCTGATCGGCGGCAAGGTCGATCCGGCTGTTGGTGCTGCGATTGACGCCATGGCACTGCGGCAGCTTGAGTTGATGCGGCCCGACCTCTGTATTCTCGGCGTTTGCGGTGTCGCGACAGAAATGGGCCTCTCTGCCGATGTTTTCGAGGATGCGGTGTTCAAGCGGCTTGCCTGCAGCGCCAGCCAGCGGATTGTCGCGGCAATCACCACCGAAAAGCTCGGTCACAAGGCAGCCTTTCACGTCCATGATTTTTCCCCGCCGCTTTCCCTCGTGCTGGAGCAGAATGCCGACCGCGCATTGGTCGAGGCGCTGTCGGTGAAGGGTGTAGACGTTTATTGCGGCGATGAAGACGCCGCCCGATTTTCCCACGGTCAAGTCTGA
- the metA gene encoding homoserine O-succinyltransferase, which yields MPIKIPDTLPAFETLVHEGVRVMTETAAIRQDIRPLQIGLLNLMPNKIKTEIQMARLVGASPLQVELSLVRIGGHRAKNTPEEHLLSFYETWEEVRHRKFDGFIITGAPIELLDYEDVTYWNEMQKIFEWTQTNVHSTLNVCWGAMAAIYHFHGVPKYELKEKAFGVYRHRNLCPSSIYLNGFSDDFQVPVSRWTEVRRADIEKHPELEILMESEEMGVCLVHEKAGNRLYMFNHVEYDSTSLSDEYFRDANAGVPIKLPHDYFPHNDPELAPLNRWRSHAHLFFGNWINEIYQTTPYDLEAIGKLAA from the coding sequence ATGCCGATCAAGATTCCCGATACGCTTCCCGCCTTTGAAACCCTCGTTCATGAGGGCGTGCGGGTCATGACCGAAACGGCGGCCATCCGGCAGGATATCCGCCCGCTCCAGATCGGGCTTCTCAACCTCATGCCGAACAAGATCAAGACGGAAATCCAGATGGCGCGGCTTGTCGGCGCCTCGCCGCTGCAGGTGGAACTTTCGCTGGTGAGGATCGGCGGCCACCGCGCCAAGAACACACCGGAGGAACATCTCCTTTCCTTTTATGAGACGTGGGAGGAGGTGCGCCACCGCAAGTTCGACGGTTTCATCATTACCGGCGCGCCCATCGAGCTGCTGGACTATGAAGATGTGACCTACTGGAACGAGATGCAGAAAATTTTCGAGTGGACACAGACTAACGTTCATTCGACGCTGAATGTCTGCTGGGGTGCGATGGCCGCCATCTATCATTTCCACGGCGTTCCAAAATACGAACTGAAGGAAAAGGCATTCGGCGTCTATCGTCACCGCAATCTCTGCCCCTCGTCCATCTATCTGAACGGTTTTTCTGACGATTTTCAGGTTCCGGTCTCCCGCTGGACGGAGGTGCGCCGCGCCGACATAGAAAAACACCCTGAACTCGAAATCCTGATGGAGTCGGAGGAAATGGGCGTATGTCTGGTGCATGAGAAAGCGGGCAACCGGCTTTATATGTTCAACCATGTCGAATATGATTCGACGTCGCTTTCGGATGAATATTTCCGCGATGCGAATGCCGGCGTGCCCATCAAGCTGCCGCATGATTATTTCCCGCACAACGACCCGGAACTTGCCCCGCTCAACCGCTGGCGCAGCCATGCCCATCTGTTTTTCGGCAACTGGATCAACGAAATATATCAGACGACACCCTATGATCTCGAAGCCATCGGTAAACTGGCCGCGTAA